The Calditrichota bacterium genome includes the window CTGATCATCAAAGGCAATAGCATCTGTAATAGAACTTGCATCCACGCCGGTTGTAATTGTTAAAGTTGTCCAGCTTACTCCATCGTTTGAACTATATAAAGCTTTTACTGAACCGCTGGAACAATAAAATATAAAAAGGTCTCCATCTGCTGCTTGTGTAATACAAGCCGGATCATTACCTAAAACGCTTTCAAGATTGATGGCAATTGGAAATCCGCTATCTTCAGTCCAGCTTCCACCACTGTAGCTAAGGCGGGTAAATTGCTCAGAACCTTTGGAAACAATCATGTATAATTTATCAGTTGATTCATTTACAAATGCGTCAGCACTGGATTCCCCGACAATTCCTGTTTCCAAATTCAGGGACCAACTACTTCCGCTAAGTTCTGCAATAATCCATTTATTATTTATAGCTTTAAATACACCCCACCAGGTGTTATCGTGATATAATACCTGGCTTTGGTTAGATTTTTCCATATCTGCGCTTGCATTTGAAATGGCCGCGCCTGATACTTGAGCATAGTTTTCCTGAGGAATAAAAAGAAGTAAAAAGGCTGTAAAAAATAATATATTTAAAAATGAATGCTTGATAATCTACTTCCTTATAGGTATTAACTTCCCAAAAACTATTAATTACGGTTTAATAAAAGAGCCATTAGTTTACTTAATGTCTCTTCGGCCAGTATTCCCGGTGAACGGTCTGTAAGAATTTGCTGATGCTCATAATTTTTTAATGTATCCCGGTAATAATCTTGAAACATTTTAATACTTTGGGCATCCAGTTGAGGTTTTCGTTCAACAATTACTTTGGGTTCATTATATAAAAAAACTACATTATCCGGCTTGGGGAAAAATTTGCAAATAAAAAAACGGGCAAATCGAAAACCCTTTACCGGTCGTTTTTTATATATATGACGTAAATCATAAACATATCGGTCACTTAAAACAATTTGTCCTTTTTTAATTGAAGGACGTACAAGCTTAAAATAACGATACCACAATTCCAGAAAAATACTGGAATAATACGTTAAACCTTTTAACTGCTGTTTAAATTTCTTAAAAATTGATTTTTTTTCATTTTCTGCAGGTAGCGATATTTGCTTGTTTAAAACCCACTTATGCCAGGGGGAAAGTGAATGTCCCCACGGGCCCATATAAACTATTCTATGCTTAACACCTTTTACATCTTTTAAGTTATTATCCAACGTTTCGATAAGTGAACTTTTACCTGCTCCATCAACCCCCATAAAGGCAAAATGCACGCCTTTATTTCTATTAAATTTTCTGATTATATTTTTCAGGTACCAGACTCTAAAACGGTTTGAAAAAGAAGTTAAAAATATGCTTCGAACCTCATTACAGAATTTTATTGTTTGATCACTGGGTTCAGAAAACTTATCCGGGGCTTTTATAAATTGATCAACTATATTTTTTATCTTAGGGCTTTTGATCTTTGTTTCAATATATTCCCAATTTAATCCGCTGTTTATAAGTTTTTTAATAATAGGCAGATGTTTAACCTGGATGTGTGATTTACCTAAAAGATTATGATAAAAATAATGTAAAAAACTGTCTTCTCTGGATAATGTATAGAACATATCATTTTTTATTCGCCTATCAAAGATTCCTTCAAGAGAAAGATACTCGATACCATTTTGAATCATAGCGAAATGAACGTCAATAAGAAGCAGTTTGTTTTCTGTATAAATAGCATAAACCTTTTTTTTAAGAACATCCCTCGATTTCCAAAGGATAAATCCTGCCTCTTTAACAATACTGTCAAACAATGCAGAATCATTTGGATGAACTAAAACATCCAATTCGGATTCACTAAATGGATTGCTTTCATCTGTTCTTAATAAACAATACCGCAAATTGCTTTGGTTTAAATGATCCACAACCAATGCAAAAACATTAGAACTTGTCAAATGATTTCTCAAGTCTGTTTTTAATTTGTAATGTCAGTTATTTGGTTGGTCAATAAAATAGTCAATACGATTTAATACAGGAAAAATGTTTGCTTCCAACCAGGCTTTATCCGTAAAAGAACGGTATAATAAAAGCTTCCAAATACGGTCAATCCAGTAATAAACAACTAATGTCATTGGATCGGGCATATCCATATCTGATTCAGTACAATAATCCTGATATGATTTTAACAACTCACCAGGGACTTGTGTGAAATTTAACATAAATTTCGCCAACCCTAATTTTTGATAATACTTCAGTCTTATGCTGTTTGTAAACACTGAAGCGACGTCTACCAGGACCAATCCTTTTTGTTCACTCATATCCCAATCAATAATTCCCTGTAGTTCGCCATCTTTATTATAAATACAATTTTCAATTTTAAAATCCCCATGGCAAACACTTGTTTTCAACCGTTTGCCCTGTAGCGTATTAAACAAATACTTTTCTATTTTTTGAATAGCAGGTTTTGTTTCAGAATAATCTGTTAACCTTTCGTTTATCAGATTGAACATCGGTTTGACATAAGTAGTAAATGACTCTTTTTCAATTAGGATATTTTCTCCAAAAGCAGAATGGATTTCTGAAATCTTTTTAAATGCTTCATCATAAAGTTTATCGACACCCTGGTTATTTTTCCCGTACAATATCCTTACGTTTTTTTCACCAACAATTTTTTCCTGAATAAAATATTGGAAAGGAACTGTTTTTTCCAAGATTATCGGCTTAGGAACAATTTTAATATTATTATCTGAAAGGTATTTTAGAATGGAATGCTGTTGCTTTAAACGACCGAGTGAACTAACACCTAATGGAAATCTTACAAAATAGCCATTTCCATCAATTGTAATATCCAATATTAAAACCTGACTACCTGAGATAATTAGACGTTTTATAACTGTGTCGTAATCAGGACTACAAATATTTTTCTCTTTACAAATAGCTAAAATCAATTCCTCAATCGGATTTATGAGTTTTTCATCATATTCTTTTTGTGCAATGGCAACCGTTTGATTTTTCTGAAGGTAAAAACCACCATTCTTTTTTAACCAGTTTTTTAAAGGACTTTTTGTTAAAGTGTTAATATTAGATTGAAAATTAGGCCGAATAAAATGAACAGGTTTATGTAGGCCCGGAACTATATAAAACAACCATTTTAGTTTTAAGGTGTCAGGGACATCTGAACTTGTTTTTAAATTCGAAATATTTTTACCATTATTCTTTGATAAGAAAAAATTCCGGTAAAACTTATACCATATTGAATTTCTGGAGTCAGACCATTCTAAATGAACCAAAGTTGAACTATCTAATATGTTGTCAGAAATGTAGTTTAGAATATTCTTTGAGAATGATTTGCGTAAATCGATTACAACAAGATCAAACTTAGAAACGTCAATGTCCGGATTTTTTAAATCAAAATATTGTGCTGCAATATTCTGGTTAACTTTATTACCCGCCTTAAATTTTTCCGGAAGTGCAAATGAAACTTTCAAATCGAAGAGATCAAAATCTATATCTGTTCTGGAAGGGCGGTCAGTTATTATTAGCATTCTTTGTTTTAAATAAAAGGGACATAAATAAAAAATAAAATTAAATGCCCATTCTCTGTTTAAATAGTTCAATCAGCACCCTGTTAAATAAAAAATTCTGTAAAAAAAGAAATGTTTGAATTATTAATTCTTTGACGTAAAAGAATTTCTCTTCTTGGCGTGTCTAAAAACTTACATGTGTTTAGTAGATTTAGAAATATCCCACACAAAGGGGTTTTTGTCACGGAGGTAAAAATCAATCATGCCCATAAAACGTGAATAACCTTCAACACTAATCAGCAAGCCCATAAAAATAATATGTTTTGGATTCCATTTTTGGCTTTTTAAAACATAACCAAAAATATTTCCTGAGCTTTGTGTAAAAACATGATGCCCCATCGAAGCTGCCAAATGTCTGTGGCCTGATGCAATCCTGCGGCGCTGCTTAATAAAATCTCTTACAGTCTCAGGACCTTTGTTATGCAAAATTGCATTCTCGGCATAAGCCAGTTTAAAGCCTTCTTTGTTCAGGATTCCTTCAATGGCCGCTTCATCTACAGAAGTATACTTTGGTATTCTGGGAACCAGGTTGCGGAAGGCAATCATTTCTCCGCATTTTGGATGATCCAATGCCATGGCGTGGTGCAGTTCCCATAAACGATGCACAGAATATCCTACAAAAGTTTTACGATCATTTACCGGCACTGGGTGAACACCACACATACCAACTTCTTTATCCGAAAATGTTTTTATCATTTCTTCAACTGTGTATGGTTCTGTCACAGTATCAGAACTTTCAACGATGGTAATATCGCCTTTTGCCCGCGCTAAAAAATCATTTATTGCGGCTGCTTTACCCATTCGGGTTGCCTGAACAATTAGCTTTATTCGTTTATCTTTCTTTTCATATTCGCGAACAATCTCATTTGTACGATCGGTTGATCCGGACGAGACAACAAATATTTCTTCAATATGTCCACTTTTTAATTCCTGGTTTAATAAACCATCGAGGCATTTCCCAACCAGTTTTTCTTCATTATAGGCCATTACGCCGACACTGACGGAATAATTTTCCTTAATCTCAAATTGCCCGCCATTTTTCAATTTTGCAGGATTAATAAGCTCATCATATTCTTCAACAAAGCGCTCATACTCTTTCTTTAAATATACCAGGTGACGAAAAATTTCTAAAACGGGGGCACTATATCGCAAAACATAAAGAAATGTTTTTAGTTTATTTTGCATCCCTACTTTAGAAACCCGGTCAAGAGTATCACGGTAAACAAAAGGGATTTCTTTAACTCTTTTTCTGGCCTTATAGGCTAAATGCAATAATTGGATCTGAATTATATATCCTTCGCGGTGCAAATCATTCAGATCAATTTCTTCAAGAACTGATCTGCGATAGCAGCGAAAGCCTGAAGTAAAATCCCAGATAGGTTTAATTAAAACATAAGAGACATACATGCTGGCCAGTTTACTTACGAGCAATTTCCTAAACCGCCAACCTTCAACTCTTACTCCGTCAATATAACGGCTGCCAATTACCAGATCATAATCATGTGATTTTTCCAGGAAATCACTTATATACTGAGTGCCATGTGATCCATTTCCATCCATTGTTATGATTGGATCATAGTCACCTTTCATGGCTTCCTGAAAGCCTATTTTTAAACCATTACCAAAACCATTTCTTTCCGGTTGGTCAATAAGTTTTAAATTAGGATGTTTTGATTGAAGCCTTTGAATATTCTCGCGTGTACCATCTGTAGACATGGCATCCACGATAATGACATCAAAATCTTGTTTAAGTTTAAACAGATTATTTAATACTTTTTCAATTCGTGGAGATTCGTTTAATGCAGGTATTATTATGACTGGTTTCATTTTCTCTTTATTTAGATTGGGGACTGTATTTAAAAACTCCATTTATGAAGCCGATGGACCAGGGTAAAAGACCATATGCAAAAATGAAAATAGCCGACGGATGTTTTAAAATAATTGATCTGTTCAGCTTCCAAAAAATAGACAATGTTCTAAACCACTTAACAACGGGTATAAACGGTATAAAAATAAGTGTCTTTAATTTGCTGCGGGCAATTTTTGAACCTTCAAGCGGTAAAATGTTTAGCATGGTTGAGGTGATTCTACCAACGTTTTTCTGATGTCGCACAAAATCTTTAACCGTTGTCCGGTGATTATGGGCAACCTGTGCTTCCGGATTAAATAAAATTGTGGCTCCGGATTCTACAAGGCGATGATTAAAATCCAGGTCTTCCTGTGGATAATAGTTTGGATTGAAACCACCCAAATCTTCCAGGTATCTGCGTTTATAAGAAATATTGCAGGTAGGGATATGCCCTACTTCGCGCCGGCCTTGTTCAGGAATAAACTCACGGAACTCAGCCATATAACCTGCCCAGGCCACATTGTTCTTAGGATCGTTGCCGTTAATAACCCCTCCGCCAACAGCTGCATGATCAGTCGAGTCGTGCATAGAAACCATTTTCTCAATCCAGTCGGGTTGTGCAACACAATCCGAGTCAATAAACAAAATGTATTTCCCGGTACTTTCTTTTAAACCCAAATTTCTTGCTGTACCCGGATCGGTTTTTGTTTTTAGATGAATATATTTTATTTCCGGAAATTTTGAGCGGACTATCTCCGGTGTTTTATCCTCGGAGCTATCAACAAGAATTATTTCATACGGATCATTATAAGACTGATTCTTAAGCGCAGTTAAAACAGGTTCAATTGTTGTTTCAGAATTATAGGAAGGCAGGATTACTGAGATCATAGTTTTATTATTTTGTTGTTGGCTGTATTTGTTGTCATTCCCTAATTCATTCATCGGGAATCTGAATACAGGTACAAGATTCCTGCTTAAAACGTGCAGGAATGACAGATTTTTAATTAGAATACTTGAACATATTTTTGGGAATTAAGCTTGTTCAAAAATAAACCAGCGGTGATGTCCCCAAACTTGTTTTATTGGAAAGGGTGCTTTTTCCAAAAAGTCATATTTAAGAATATCTTCCTCAAGCCCCGGGTTTGTTCCACTGAAAAAATCAACAATACATTTCTTTTCAAAAGTCGTTTCACCATTCTGTTGATCTTCCTTTACAAGAAATCCAAGCCCTGCTTTGCGCAACATGTCTTCTTTTTTCATGGCTATATCCGGCCACGGCGGAATATCGAGATAACCGGCTTTCTTCTTTTTCCAGCCGTTCTGTTCAAAAAGAGGAACAAAGTTTTTTGGCAAAATATTTTTAATATAAAAATCCGGAATTACCTCATTATTAAACTTTGTACGAAGATGAAAACCAAGTCCATTAGCATTTGGTACACAGATGAAAATTACTTTTTTTGTTGATTTGCACAACGACGAAACATACTCCGGCATATTTTTTACAAACCAGAGACTGGCAAAATTCCAACTCATATCAAATTCATTCTCAGCAAACGGCACATCTCCGGCATCATCAATTTTTTGCAGTTTTGCCGAGAGCGGAACACTGTCCCATACTTTTTGTGATTTTTCAATGCGTTCATCATTTGTATCAAGAACAGTTGGAGTTATCCCCTGTGCTGACCACCAGATACTGTTAATCAAAGAGACACCAGTCATGCCAAAACTTGGTGTTTCCAGAATAGACTGCACATCGTATTCTTCTTTAAGTTTTATAAAATATCTGTGCAGGATAAAGCGTTCATAGGTTGTCCCAATTCCTTCATCCATATGATCGTAATATTCCGGCCAGGTATCTAAAATACTTAGTACGGTTGAAGTTTTGCGTTCGTTAGTTTCCATCAATTACACTTTCAATAGAAGTTAATGTGTCCGCAGGCTGATAGTCCAGTTCATCAACGGTTTTGCTAATATCATAAAACCAATTCCTGCTAATCAATTTAATGCTTGTATTTATTTTTTGCATACCCAAAACCGTCAACAAGAATGTACTCATCCTGTAAACAAACCCGGGGACTCTGTAAATTCCCGGATAGTCTTGTTTTGAGACAATATTAGAAATCTTGTTCACCAATTTCCTTAGGATTACAGGTTCTTTATCAGCAACATGAAAAATTTTACCTGCCCATTTATCATGTTCAATCATACTCGAAATTAAAGTGGCAAAAGCGCTTACATTAAGTAAGTGCAGTTTTACTGTTCCTGAAGGTAGAATTAGTTTTTTGTTTTCAACCATTGAAATCATTTTAGGAATAAATCCATCGTCACGCGCTCCGTAAGTAATTGTAGGTCTAACCACACAAGTGATTAGACTGGCTCCATTTTCAGCTAAAACCCTTTTTTCAGATTCGAATTTTGTCTGATGATAAAGTCCATCTGCGCGTGGTTTATCATCCGGCTTTGCAGGTACTTTTTTAGGGATACTGCCTAAAACACCAACTGTACTGCAGTAGATAAACTTAGGGATCTTGTTATCTTTTGCATAATCCAAAAGTGTCTGGGTTCCGCCAACATTAATTTTGGTGTAATCAGTCAGTGTGCCCATTCCTGCACCACGAATAGAAGCAAAATGAAGAATAACATCAATTTTTTCTTTTATTGAATTCAACAGTTCAGCATCATGAAACTCGCCACTTAAAATATTTAAGTTTGTCTGCTTTTTTAATTCAGAAATTTTTTGTTCGGATTCTCTTCGAATGGGTGCAAAAAGTGTATGCCCGTTTTTGAGCAATTCTTCTGCGATATGTGACCCGATAAACCCGCTTATGCCTGTAATTAAAATATTCATTATGTATTATAAATTGATGGGGTTTCTTTTAATGTTACAAAATTAATTGAATAGTTTTTATTCAACCAGGTAAAATAGTCATCGAGCTGTTTTAAATAACGGTTAACATCTTCTTCAGTTTTGCAATATTTTGATCCATTTGGCATTAATTCATTGGAATGGAACATCATATTTAAAAAGGAAATACCTTTCTTAATAAAAGTGCTGCTCACTTGTTTCATTTGGTGCAGATTCGCATAAGATGGCCTTAACCAAAACATATCAATATCCAATACTTTGCTGAGTACCCTGCGTATGCCGATATTGGGCAACCCATTATAGTTCGCTTCTAAAATAGCTGGAACTTTACGATTGAATCCTACAGATAATGGTACTTCCAATAATTTTGATTGGCCTGATTTCATGATGTCGTTATAATCCAATCTATAGGGCTCGATTGAATTGAGATATCCAAAAGAAGCTTCATAAGATTGTTTAGCCTCTCTAAATGGCACTACACTTGTGTCCACTGTGTAGTCCAAATCTTCCAAAACTTTGATGGTTGTTGAATCAAATCCATATCGCCCGGCTCTGTATGTGCACGGCTTTTCATGCATTGCATCAGCAATTGCATTTGTCAGAACTTCCATTTTTTTAAATTGTAGCTCAATAGGCAGATTATGTGTAAGAGAATTTACAACAGATGCTTCCTCCTCATAAGGTGGATTTACCCAGGGGTGAAGATGAGTGCCTATCTCAGCATTATGATTATCTTTATAGTTTTTTAAAATATTTACAGCATCTTTATTTATCACCACGGGATAATCAATTAAATATGTTGCTTTAACGCCATGCTTATCAAACACCTTTTGAAGCGGGTCGAGCCATTTTATGTTTTCTACGGTATAATGAGTATGATCTTTATATTCACTTCCCCATTCCCGTTCTTCTTCAGTATCGATTGTAACTAAGAAATTGGTCATTTTTTTGATTTATTAGATGATTGTTGGTAAGTAGAAAATTTCAGTCAGAAAATTGATTCCATCCTTATTAGAGATGGAATCAATTAGATAATTTGTGTTTTTGAAATAGTAGATAAAAAAGTAGAATGTAGTTTTTAAGGTTTGATATTAAAACCAGTTGTTTTCCCGGGAGGCGTCTCGTCTTGCTCACCCGATTTAGTAATCATAAAAGTTGCATTTCCGGATAAGGTGTTTTCGAAATAGAGCACACCTGTTTTTGTATTTGTGTCAACCCCTTTATAATCCCAAAATTGCATATCAGGCTCAGTTATTTTAGAAATAGTATTACCGCCATATGTAATATCATAAGTTGTGTAGGGTTCTAAACCGGTAATAATATGACGTGTACTGCCATTACCATCAATAGAGTATGTAACAACATTTGTATTAACGCCCTCAGATTGATTAAACATAACAACATAGTTTGGTCTGGAGCTATTTTCTCTTGTTACAAAAACGCCATGCATAGCACTACCAACAGTAATCAACTCATTTGCTGCCATCGATGTTACTTTGTTTGCATCTGCAGTTTGCATTATGTTTAAGAATTTTTGATTTGTTTGCGAATCAGTGGGCTTAACAGAAATTTGCCAGCGATGTGATTTTATGGCAAGATGATGCTGTCTCTTTATTACATCACTATCAAAACTTGAAACCCTTGTTGCTTCAACGCGAGCCTGATCAGGTAAGAGTGTTTTTGCAAAAAGTACACCATGGGCTACTCCACCTCCTGTGTAATCCTGATTTCCGCCATCATTATCTCTTGGGCCACCCAGGCTGTTTAATTCTTTTATAATCACATTACTGCCAATATAAGCATCGCCTACTCTGCTTCCGCCATCCATACTTTCTGTTGATGTGTAGCTAACTCCTGATGGCTCCCAGGGAACATGGTAAACCCATTCCGGATCAGA containing:
- a CDS encoding aminoglycoside phosphotransferase family protein; its protein translation is MLIITDRPSRTDIDFDLFDLKVSFALPEKFKAGNKVNQNIAAQYFDLKNPDIDVSKFDLVVIDLRKSFSKNILNYISDNILDSSTLVHLEWSDSRNSIWYKFYRNFFLSKNNGKNISNLKTSSDVPDTLKLKWLFYIVPGLHKPVHFIRPNFQSNINTLTKSPLKNWLKKNGGFYLQKNQTVAIAQKEYDEKLINPIEELILAICKEKNICSPDYDTVIKRLIISGSQVLILDITIDGNGYFVRFPLGVSSLGRLKQQHSILKYLSDNNIKIVPKPIILEKTVPFQYFIQEKIVGEKNVRILYGKNNQGVDKLYDEAFKKISEIHSAFGENILIEKESFTTYVKPMFNLINERLTDYSETKPAIQKIEKYLFNTLQGKRLKTSVCHGDFKIENCIYNKDGELQGIIDWDMSEQKGLVLVDVASVFTNSIRLKYYQKLGLAKFMLNFTQVPGELLKSYQDYCTESDMDMPDPMTLVVYYWIDRIWKLLLYRSFTDKAWLEANIFPVLNRIDYFIDQPNN
- a CDS encoding glycosyltransferase gives rise to the protein MNELGNDNKYSQQQNNKTMISVILPSYNSETTIEPVLTALKNQSYNDPYEIILVDSSEDKTPEIVRSKFPEIKYIHLKTKTDPGTARNLGLKESTGKYILFIDSDCVAQPDWIEKMVSMHDSTDHAAVGGGVINGNDPKNNVAWAGYMAEFREFIPEQGRREVGHIPTCNISYKRRYLEDLGGFNPNYYPQEDLDFNHRLVESGATILFNPEAQVAHNHRTTVKDFVRHQKNVGRITSTMLNILPLEGSKIARSKLKTLIFIPFIPVVKWFRTLSIFWKLNRSIILKHPSAIFIFAYGLLPWSIGFINGVFKYSPQSK
- a CDS encoding glycosyltransferase; its protein translation is MKPVIIIPALNESPRIEKVLNNLFKLKQDFDVIIVDAMSTDGTRENIQRLQSKHPNLKLIDQPERNGFGNGLKIGFQEAMKGDYDPIITMDGNGSHGTQYISDFLEKSHDYDLVIGSRYIDGVRVEGWRFRKLLVSKLASMYVSYVLIKPIWDFTSGFRCYRRSVLEEIDLNDLHREGYIIQIQLLHLAYKARKRVKEIPFVYRDTLDRVSKVGMQNKLKTFLYVLRYSAPVLEIFRHLVYLKKEYERFVEEYDELINPAKLKNGGQFEIKENYSVSVGVMAYNEEKLVGKCLDGLLNQELKSGHIEEIFVVSSGSTDRTNEIVREYEKKDKRIKLIVQATRMGKAAAINDFLARAKGDITIVESSDTVTEPYTVEEMIKTFSDKEVGMCGVHPVPVNDRKTFVGYSVHRLWELHHAMALDHPKCGEMIAFRNLVPRIPKYTSVDEAAIEGILNKEGFKLAYAENAILHNKGPETVRDFIKQRRRIASGHRHLAASMGHHVFTQSSGNIFGYVLKSQKWNPKHIIFMGLLISVEGYSRFMGMIDFYLRDKNPFVWDISKSTKHM
- a CDS encoding NAD-dependent epimerase/dehydratase family protein, with amino-acid sequence MNILITGISGFIGSHIAEELLKNGHTLFAPIRRESEQKISELKKQTNLNILSGEFHDAELLNSIKEKIDVILHFASIRGAGMGTLTDYTKINVGGTQTLLDYAKDNKIPKFIYCSTVGVLGSIPKKVPAKPDDKPRADGLYHQTKFESEKRVLAENGASLITCVVRPTITYGARDDGFIPKMISMVENKKLILPSGTVKLHLLNVSAFATLISSMIEHDKWAGKIFHVADKEPVILRKLVNKISNIVSKQDYPGIYRVPGFVYRMSTFLLTVLGMQKINTSIKLISRNWFYDISKTVDELDYQPADTLTSIESVIDGN